The following proteins are co-located in the Hyalangium minutum genome:
- a CDS encoding lipid A deacylase LpxR family protein, which produces MSWALALLTSSLLAQTPPPVTSTVEVKLPFVSTLHVENDVLAKSDRFYSNGIRLEHSGEYDRCRDLALALGFPGSIEDRYPCGGSLAQNMYTPNRIVPNEGEEPWPNPDDRPYGGWLHAGLLFQYLHAAERPVDSSRLTLQATVGVTGPAAFAGETQRAWHSALNHIFGRTVAKLPIGWEKQLPTEPAFHLSVLREKTLLWSPYVDASWSAGAMLGTVFVNASLGATVRAGVLARPFGLAPIMPSVRRVKQAQGAAEGQPVEASAQPETPERIWEAYFFARGQARFVARNLFLDGTLFLPSVSVRKTPFVGDSEFGGAVRTGGFQLDLSMVFRSQEMAEPPNGRVSGHRFTQIQLSYLH; this is translated from the coding sequence ATGTCATGGGCCCTTGCGCTGCTGACCTCCTCCCTCCTGGCTCAAACCCCTCCGCCCGTCACCTCCACGGTCGAGGTCAAGCTGCCCTTCGTCTCCACCCTCCACGTCGAGAACGATGTGCTCGCCAAGAGCGACCGCTTCTACTCGAACGGCATCCGCCTGGAGCACTCGGGTGAGTACGATCGGTGCCGCGATCTCGCGCTCGCTCTCGGCTTCCCAGGCAGCATCGAGGACCGGTACCCGTGCGGCGGCTCGCTGGCGCAGAACATGTACACGCCCAACCGCATCGTCCCCAATGAAGGCGAGGAGCCCTGGCCCAATCCGGATGACAGGCCCTATGGCGGATGGCTCCACGCGGGCCTCCTGTTCCAGTACCTCCATGCGGCCGAGCGGCCTGTGGACTCCTCTCGGCTCACGCTCCAGGCCACCGTCGGCGTGACCGGCCCGGCCGCCTTCGCGGGAGAGACGCAGCGCGCATGGCACTCGGCGCTCAATCACATCTTCGGCCGCACCGTGGCCAAGCTCCCCATCGGCTGGGAGAAGCAGCTGCCCACCGAGCCTGCCTTCCACCTTTCCGTGCTGCGCGAGAAGACCCTGCTGTGGAGCCCCTATGTGGACGCCTCCTGGTCCGCGGGCGCCATGCTCGGCACGGTGTTCGTCAATGCGAGCCTCGGTGCCACCGTGCGCGCTGGTGTGCTCGCGCGGCCGTTCGGGCTCGCGCCCATCATGCCCTCCGTTCGCCGCGTGAAGCAGGCCCAGGGCGCGGCGGAAGGTCAGCCTGTGGAGGCGAGTGCGCAGCCCGAGACCCCGGAGCGCATCTGGGAGGCGTACTTCTTCGCGCGCGGACAAGCGCGGTTCGTGGCGCGCAACCTGTTCCTGGATGGGACCCTCTTCCTCCCCAGCGTCAGCGTGCGCAAGACGCCCTTCGTGGGGGACAGCGAGTTCGGTGGGGCCGTGCGCACCGGCGGCTTCCAGCTCGACCTGAGTATGGTCTTCCGCTCACAGGAGATGGCCGAGCCCCCCAATGGCCGGGTCTCCGGCCACCGCTTCACGCAGATCCAGCTCTCGTACCTGCACTGA
- a CDS encoding ATP-dependent helicase HrpB: protein MTDPMMGIAATQRMQQLPDQAAPQVSKSGESKFDAVLADKAGKAQPVPVAESVSPVESVAKPERTTLNLVSGVVSDLEQGQARLDALISAGVSGKSFSNAELLSLQASMYKYTLELDLTSKVVEKATSGIKDVVKTQV from the coding sequence ATGACGGATCCGATGATGGGAATCGCGGCCACGCAGCGGATGCAGCAACTTCCGGATCAGGCAGCGCCCCAGGTGAGCAAGTCGGGCGAGTCGAAGTTTGACGCGGTGCTCGCGGACAAGGCCGGGAAGGCGCAGCCGGTACCCGTTGCGGAGTCCGTGAGCCCGGTGGAGAGCGTCGCGAAGCCGGAGCGCACCACTCTGAACCTGGTGTCCGGCGTGGTGAGCGACCTGGAGCAGGGACAGGCGCGCCTGGACGCGCTGATCAGCGCGGGCGTGTCGGGCAAGTCGTTCTCGAACGCGGAGCTGCTGTCGCTGCAGGCGTCCATGTACAAGTACACGCTGGAGTTGGACCTGACGAGCAAGGTGGTCGAGAAGGCCACCAGCGGCATCAAGGACGTGGTGAAGACCCAGGTGTAG
- a CDS encoding CARDB domain-containing protein encodes MLKQRLLALALTGALTGCIVEPSPEDPFDPNFPDGPSTMMPDLEIESVTGPSQLGPNSQDFLRARLCNRGGSFAITDVSFFLSKDKVLDPLDRRVGTSGQATVEAGACQEVMAQVKMQGVDQDGYYLFAVADPNDWTLESSETNNERMGAKLWVDRNVPPVPTLSWLTGNGQPKLLASSELGVSIRVYQGSTCSGEPVVNGYPSENGYCEMPIDISSYPAASYSARAYDSVGNASGCGSIQAPSGYGYDVTPPAPPVVTQANWSYGTTQHALTVKGTTEAGAEVGVFVDVACTGIPAATVFASSSGAFTAELTVAAQSGGSIRRVYVAARDAAYNESSCVEGPRYETPCQTGYANCDGNPANGCEAILTEDEANCGACGTTCQGSGNATGVCMSGTCGVACPVGRYDCDGNLSNGCESTYACSPSACTINASAELAITALSVVEDPVRTAPGGAWHFGTLMRAMAGDQDPSTLVRNWLKTWATAQTINGLTVPARTQMLTKVLTPWEQKSGGASRPLDFSKAPFRLLAIMNRMDLRNPGAQAGEGRFVFGVLDSSGNPLEFTIIFEYALPGGTPEAIQGWARGWHELGQLGLSHPDYKTKLQALTDRFAKSGVMAGRPFGNALNQIRTNEVDLADPWEMREFNLTTAGLQPATVKLTPAFSFNNTGALGDFLRANQADILAERHTVPTTLGSQRFLAGSAIVPEDFFWRAPSVAAEVRHKFSVNTCSGCHAGETATDFVHVAPRRAGQTAALSAFLRGGTVVDPVSGTSRSFNDLARRSEDLATLVCGTAGTQSLKDVETFGGFPAPSNLPRARVH; translated from the coding sequence ATGCTGAAGCAACGGTTGCTGGCGCTTGCGCTCACGGGTGCACTCACGGGCTGTATCGTCGAGCCCTCTCCGGAAGACCCCTTCGATCCCAACTTTCCGGACGGCCCCAGCACGATGATGCCGGACCTGGAGATCGAGTCGGTGACAGGTCCCTCCCAGCTGGGCCCGAACTCTCAGGACTTTCTGCGCGCGCGGCTGTGCAACCGGGGCGGCAGCTTCGCGATCACCGACGTGTCCTTCTTCCTCTCCAAGGACAAGGTGTTGGATCCGCTGGACAGGCGGGTGGGCACCAGCGGGCAGGCGACGGTGGAGGCGGGCGCCTGCCAAGAAGTGATGGCGCAAGTGAAGATGCAGGGAGTGGATCAGGACGGCTACTACCTGTTCGCCGTGGCGGATCCGAACGACTGGACCCTGGAGTCGTCGGAGACCAACAACGAGCGCATGGGGGCCAAGCTCTGGGTGGACCGGAACGTGCCCCCCGTGCCGACGCTCTCGTGGTTGACGGGCAACGGGCAGCCGAAGCTGCTGGCCTCTTCGGAGTTGGGCGTCTCGATTCGTGTCTACCAGGGCAGCACCTGCTCGGGCGAGCCGGTGGTGAACGGCTACCCCAGCGAGAATGGGTACTGTGAGATGCCCATCGACATCTCCTCGTACCCGGCCGCGAGCTACTCGGCGCGGGCGTACGACTCCGTGGGGAACGCCTCGGGGTGCGGCTCCATCCAGGCGCCCTCGGGGTACGGCTACGACGTCACTCCGCCCGCGCCTCCGGTCGTCACCCAGGCGAACTGGAGCTACGGCACCACGCAGCACGCGCTGACCGTGAAGGGCACCACGGAGGCAGGGGCCGAGGTGGGCGTGTTCGTGGACGTGGCCTGCACGGGCATCCCGGCGGCCACGGTGTTTGCGAGCTCCTCGGGGGCGTTCACGGCGGAGCTGACCGTGGCGGCTCAGTCGGGAGGCAGCATCCGCCGGGTGTACGTGGCCGCGCGGGATGCGGCCTACAACGAGTCCTCGTGCGTGGAGGGTCCCCGGTACGAGACGCCGTGCCAGACGGGCTACGCCAACTGCGATGGGAACCCGGCCAACGGCTGTGAGGCCATCCTCACGGAGGACGAGGCGAACTGCGGCGCGTGCGGCACCACCTGCCAGGGCTCCGGCAACGCCACGGGGGTGTGCATGTCGGGGACGTGCGGCGTGGCGTGCCCGGTGGGCCGCTACGACTGCGACGGGAACCTGTCCAACGGCTGCGAGTCCACCTACGCGTGCAGCCCCTCGGCGTGCACAATCAACGCCTCGGCGGAGCTGGCCATCACGGCGCTGTCGGTGGTGGAGGATCCGGTGCGGACGGCGCCGGGTGGGGCGTGGCACTTCGGCACGCTGATGCGGGCCATGGCGGGGGATCAGGATCCCTCCACGCTGGTGCGCAACTGGCTGAAGACGTGGGCCACGGCGCAGACGATCAACGGGCTCACGGTGCCGGCGCGCACGCAGATGCTGACGAAGGTGCTGACGCCGTGGGAGCAGAAGAGCGGCGGGGCGAGCCGCCCGCTGGACTTCAGCAAGGCGCCGTTCCGGCTGCTGGCCATCATGAACCGCATGGACCTGCGCAACCCGGGAGCGCAGGCGGGAGAGGGCCGCTTCGTGTTCGGCGTGCTGGACAGCTCGGGCAACCCGCTGGAGTTCACGATCATCTTCGAGTACGCGCTGCCGGGCGGCACGCCGGAGGCCATCCAGGGCTGGGCTCGGGGCTGGCATGAGCTGGGGCAGCTGGGGCTGAGCCACCCGGACTACAAGACGAAGCTGCAGGCGCTGACGGATCGCTTCGCGAAGTCGGGGGTGATGGCGGGCCGGCCGTTCGGCAACGCGCTCAACCAGATCCGGACCAACGAGGTGGATCTGGCCGATCCGTGGGAGATGCGTGAGTTCAACCTGACGACGGCGGGCCTGCAGCCGGCCACGGTGAAGCTGACGCCGGCCTTCAGCTTCAACAACACGGGCGCGCTGGGCGACTTCCTGCGGGCCAACCAGGCGGACATCCTCGCCGAGCGGCACACGGTGCCGACGACCCTCGGGAGCCAGCGGTTCCTGGCGGGCTCGGCGATTGTGCCCGAGGACTTCTTCTGGCGGGCGCCGAGCGTGGCGGCCGAGGTGCGGCACAAGTTCTCGGTGAACACGTGCAGCGGGTGCCACGCGGGGGAGACGGCCACGGACTTCGTGCACGTGGCTCCGCGGCGGGCAGGGCAGACCGCGGCGCTGTCGGCATTCCTCCGGGGTGGGACGGTGGTGGATCCGGTGTCGGGGACGTCACGGTCCTTCAATGACCTGGCCCGCCGCTCGGAGGACCTGGCGACCCTGGTGTGCGGCACGGCGGGGACGCAGAGCCTGAAGGATGTGGAGACGTTCGGCGGCTTCCCGGCGCCCTCCAACCTGCCCCGCGCCCGCGTGCACTGA